In Reinekea thalattae, a genomic segment contains:
- a CDS encoding VC0807 family protein, producing the protein MQGTESEKQAAAAQKPKQAGFFSNLLFNILIPVFILSKFSGENALGPAWGVAVALAFPIGYGLWEMRLTGKVNGFSVLGVVSVVLTGGISLLQLDPQYIAIKEAAIPGIIGLAVIISQKTKRSLVKLMVFNDKIIQIDKVDQALQQQGTVKAFEQSMTTVTYLVASSFFLSSLLNYLLAKIVLQSPPGTTEFAEELGKMTALSYPVIVIPSMVVLMGALWFLFKRLAKLTQLPLEELLVDNAKK; encoded by the coding sequence ATGCAAGGTACAGAATCAGAAAAGCAAGCTGCAGCGGCGCAAAAGCCAAAGCAGGCGGGCTTTTTCAGCAATTTGCTGTTTAATATCCTCATTCCGGTATTCATTCTATCAAAGTTCAGTGGTGAAAACGCCTTAGGTCCAGCATGGGGCGTGGCAGTCGCATTAGCCTTCCCAATTGGCTACGGCCTGTGGGAAATGCGTTTAACCGGCAAAGTGAACGGCTTTTCCGTGTTGGGTGTGGTTAGCGTAGTGCTAACCGGTGGCATTAGCTTGCTACAGCTTGACCCGCAATATATCGCGATAAAAGAGGCCGCTATTCCCGGCATTATTGGTCTTGCCGTTATCATTAGCCAAAAAACAAAACGCTCATTAGTTAAACTAATGGTGTTTAACGACAAGATTATCCAGATCGATAAGGTTGACCAAGCGCTGCAACAGCAGGGCACGGTAAAAGCCTTCGAACAAAGTATGACAACGGTAACTTACCTCGTCGCCTCGTCGTTCTTTTTATCGTCATTGCTTAATTATCTGTTGGCTAAAATCGTTCTACAAAGTCCGCCGGGCACAACAGAGTTTGCCGAAGAGTTGGGTAAGATGACGGCATTGAGCTACCCAGTAATCGTCATTCCGAGTATGGTCGTGCTCATGGGTGCACTGTGGTTTTTATTCAAACGCTTGGCCAAACTGACGCAATTGCCGTTAGAAGAGCTACTGGTTGATAACGCTAAAAAATAG
- the rpsU gene encoding 30S ribosomal protein S21, protein MPHVKVKDNEPFDVALRRFKRSCEKAGVLSEVRRREHYEKPTWVRKRAQAAAVKRHAKKLSRENKRMNRLY, encoded by the coding sequence ATGCCACACGTTAAAGTAAAAGATAACGAGCCATTTGACGTAGCACTGCGTCGTTTCAAGCGTTCTTGCGAAAAAGCAGGTGTACTTTCTGAAGTACGTCGTCGTGAGCACTATGAAAAGCCAACTTGGGTTCGTAAACGTGCGCAAGCAGCAGCAGTTAAGCGTCATGCTAAAAAGCTGTCTCGTGAAAACAAGCGCATGAATCGTCTTTACTAA
- a CDS encoding LysE/ArgO family amino acid transporter, which translates to MQVFWVGFSVSFGLIVAIGAQNAWVLGMSIRRHYPWLLATVCALIDSFLMATGTLFFHHLQQWLPNVVPWFTGLGIVLLLWLAFSAALRVWRGNSGLEASQTESISWQKALATVLLISLLNPHVYLDTVILVGSLASASSSPWLFWSGAASASTVWFFSLAAAGKPLKNFLKSPIRWRLFDGLICVVMCWAALGLWLGL; encoded by the coding sequence GTGCAGGTTTTTTGGGTTGGTTTTTCAGTTTCGTTTGGCTTGATTGTGGCTATTGGTGCGCAAAACGCTTGGGTTTTGGGGATGAGTATTCGTAGGCATTATCCTTGGCTGTTGGCTACGGTTTGTGCGCTGATCGATTCGTTTTTGATGGCGACAGGTACGTTGTTTTTTCATCACCTGCAACAATGGCTGCCTAATGTCGTGCCTTGGTTTACTGGCTTAGGTATTGTTTTGTTGTTGTGGTTAGCGTTTTCGGCGGCACTTCGAGTGTGGCGTGGTAACTCAGGTTTAGAAGCATCGCAGACAGAATCTATTAGTTGGCAAAAAGCCTTAGCGACGGTGTTGCTGATCTCATTATTGAATCCACATGTTTATCTGGATACGGTAATTCTAGTTGGAAGTCTTGCCTCGGCGTCGAGTTCGCCTTGGCTGTTTTGGAGTGGTGCGGCCAGTGCATCGACGGTTTGGTTTTTTAGTTTGGCAGCAGCAGGAAAGCCATTGAAAAATTTTTTGAAGTCGCCAATTCGCTGGCGATTATTCGATGGTTTAATTTGCGTCGTTATGTGTTGGGCAGCGTTAGGTTTATGGCTGGGTCTGTAA
- a CDS encoding Hsp20 family protein: MRNAFDFSPLYRTTVGFDRIAQILDAAHQTQSSNTNYPPYDIEVTGENQYSITIAVAGFLESEIDIQSENGVLQVRGKKDKQPEKQNFLYQGIAYRSFERKFQLADYVEVLGARLEHGILQIDLVKEVPEAMKPKKIAINSTKAIEQSAE, encoded by the coding sequence ATGCGAAATGCATTTGATTTTTCACCCCTTTACCGTACCACTGTTGGCTTTGATCGAATTGCACAAATCTTAGATGCAGCTCATCAAACACAAAGCAGCAACACTAACTACCCGCCGTACGACATCGAAGTGACTGGCGAGAACCAATACAGCATCACCATTGCAGTGGCTGGGTTTTTAGAAAGTGAAATAGATATTCAGTCTGAAAACGGCGTATTACAAGTTCGCGGTAAAAAAGATAAGCAACCAGAAAAGCAAAACTTTTTATACCAAGGTATTGCCTATCGTTCCTTTGAACGTAAATTCCAACTGGCCGATTACGTTGAAGTTTTAGGCGCACGTTTGGAACACGGCATACTGCAAATCGACTTAGTGAAAGAAGTACCAGAAGCGATGAAGCCGAAAAAAATCGCCATCAACTCGACAAAAGCAATCGAGCAATCAGCTGAATAA
- a CDS encoding ArgP/LysG family DNA-binding transcriptional regulator, with the protein MIDYRELQALAAVVAEKGFEKAAQQLHITQSAVSQRIKQLESKLGQPVLLRQTPPMATDLGLQLINHLQTVQHLEADLQLSSAQHEQINARIALAADCLGTWFGQALAPVSERINAELITVDQDMGIELMRRGQVLASLCADDTPIHGAQHFKLGIMRYRAYASADFVKRFRLDESPENLYQTPALIFNEDDQLQHRYLKLLNQPDPTNTHRCPSTEGFIQLIKEGCGFGLMPEMQVQQWGLEHQLVDVSPEHTIDIALYWHCWQSAGSVMKALTQSVIATTKELLIQKPSNS; encoded by the coding sequence ATGATTGATTACCGTGAGCTACAGGCACTGGCCGCTGTCGTTGCTGAAAAAGGCTTTGAAAAGGCAGCCCAGCAACTGCATATCACCCAATCTGCGGTCAGCCAGCGCATAAAGCAGCTAGAAAGCAAATTAGGCCAACCTGTTTTGCTGCGGCAAACCCCGCCTATGGCGACTGACTTAGGCTTACAGCTGATTAATCATCTGCAAACGGTGCAGCATTTAGAAGCTGACCTGCAGCTCTCTTCTGCACAACACGAACAAATCAATGCACGTATCGCTCTAGCGGCAGACTGCCTTGGCACCTGGTTTGGTCAAGCACTGGCGCCTGTTTCCGAGCGAATTAATGCTGAGCTGATTACTGTCGATCAGGATATGGGGATTGAGCTGATGCGCCGCGGTCAAGTATTGGCAAGCCTGTGTGCCGATGACACCCCGATTCACGGTGCTCAACATTTTAAGCTCGGCATTATGCGCTACCGTGCTTACGCCAGCGCCGATTTTGTAAAACGCTTTCGACTCGACGAATCCCCTGAAAACCTATACCAAACTCCGGCACTGATTTTTAATGAGGATGATCAACTGCAACACCGCTACCTCAAATTACTGAACCAACCAGATCCGACAAATACTCACCGCTGCCCATCAACCGAAGGCTTTATCCAGCTCATTAAAGAAGGTTGTGGTTTTGGCCTGATGCCCGAAATGCAAGTTCAGCAATGGGGTTTAGAGCACCAATTAGTCGATGTATCGCCAGAGCACACCATTGATATCGCGCTTTACTGGCACTGCTGGCAATCGGCGGGCTCGGTGATGAAAGCATTAACGCAATCGGTTATCGCAACGACCAAAGAACTATTAATCCAAAAACCAAGTAACAGCTAA
- a CDS encoding tRNA (adenine(22)-N(1))-methyltransferase TrmK — MKDDVLKTKMGKRLMALFQQIPEHSREVIDLCCDHGALGRAILETRPHCSVIFNDVRANIIDQLSQKLLSLNASNYQLSIEPAQNLKIQQAESTVVLAGVGAEQCIEILTELFQQPLAQSCHFIISPATKNFYVRQFLCQQGVYLLNEQTVTEKNRTYEIITVQLNAVQNSKKMQQTDDYLFGQCWQKNNAEHIAHLNKILTYYQAAKVINESTKKIITGYKKIKKNIEHPL; from the coding sequence ATGAAAGACGATGTCCTAAAAACCAAAATGGGCAAACGCCTAATGGCGCTATTCCAGCAAATACCAGAGCATAGCCGCGAAGTGATTGATCTGTGCTGCGACCATGGCGCATTGGGCCGCGCCATTTTAGAAACCCGACCTCATTGCTCGGTTATTTTTAATGATGTACGTGCCAATATTATTGATCAGCTGTCACAAAAGTTACTGTCGCTTAACGCTAGCAACTATCAATTGAGTATAGAGCCGGCACAAAACCTAAAAATCCAACAGGCCGAAAGCACTGTAGTTTTGGCGGGCGTTGGAGCGGAGCAATGCATTGAAATATTAACCGAACTGTTCCAGCAGCCATTGGCACAGAGCTGCCATTTTATTATTTCTCCGGCGACAAAAAATTTTTATGTTAGACAGTTTTTATGTCAGCAAGGGGTTTATCTGTTAAACGAACAGACTGTCACAGAAAAAAATCGCACTTACGAAATCATTACTGTTCAATTAAATGCTGTTCAAAACTCAAAAAAAATGCAACAGACTGACGATTATTTATTTGGCCAGTGTTGGCAAAAAAACAATGCTGAGCATATTGCACACTTAAATAAAATTTTAACCTATTACCAGGCAGCCAAGGTAATTAATGAAAGTACTAAAAAAATAATTACTGGCTATAAAAAAATTAAAAAAAATATTGAACATCCCCTTTAA
- a CDS encoding GatB/YqeY domain-containing protein: protein MSELKQLLTQNMKEAMRAKEKQRLGTIRMILAELKRIEVDERIELDDTRVLAVLDKMTKQRRDSLAQYEEAGREDLAAIERYELEVISTFLPAALTEAEIEALVAEAIAQAEAKSMADMGKVMGIIKPKAQGRADMADISKLIKAQLN, encoded by the coding sequence ATGTCTGAGCTCAAGCAACTCCTTACTCAAAATATGAAAGAGGCGATGCGCGCCAAAGAAAAACAGCGTCTCGGCACGATTCGCATGATTTTGGCAGAGCTCAAACGCATTGAAGTTGATGAACGTATCGAGTTAGACGACACCCGTGTTTTGGCCGTTTTGGACAAAATGACTAAACAACGACGCGATTCCCTTGCTCAATATGAGGAAGCTGGACGCGAAGATCTTGCCGCGATCGAACGATATGAACTGGAGGTGATATCCACTTTTCTTCCGGCGGCGTTGACTGAAGCAGAAATAGAAGCTTTAGTTGCAGAAGCAATTGCTCAAGCAGAGGCCAAATCGATGGCTGACATGGGCAAAGTAATGGGCATCATCAAGCCCAAGGCTCAAGGGCGAGCCGATATGGCAGATATCAGCAAGCTGATTAAAGCTCAACTGAACTAA
- a CDS encoding amidohydrolase family protein produces MRTLFTFTLAAIAFGYSVNSQADELIVIDSHIHYSHDAWQKFPPPKAVEILRDSGLKKAFVSSSSDQGTQMLYQEAPDLIVPVLRPYRKRGETYSWLFDESVPGMLSELLEKNIYAGIGEFHVFGDQVELPVFQSVLTLAEKHQMFLHAHSDADAVQRIFKHYPEAIVLWAHSGFDQPDEIRAMLEAYPNLWSDLAYRSEHAYGDKVDAEWLALFSDYPERFMLGTDTFAPERWYYVKEHADWSRQWLASLPSELAENIAYRNAEDLLKAVDKSFD; encoded by the coding sequence ATGCGAACACTGTTTACCTTCACACTCGCAGCAATAGCATTTGGCTATAGTGTTAACAGCCAAGCAGACGAACTCATCGTCATCGACTCTCACATTCATTACAGCCACGACGCATGGCAAAAATTTCCGCCGCCTAAGGCTGTTGAAATTTTAAGAGATTCAGGTTTAAAGAAAGCCTTTGTTTCCAGCTCTAGCGACCAGGGTACCCAGATGCTCTACCAAGAAGCGCCGGATCTAATCGTGCCGGTACTCAGACCCTACCGTAAACGCGGTGAAACCTATTCTTGGTTATTTGACGAGTCAGTTCCTGGCATGCTTTCAGAGTTACTCGAAAAAAATATTTACGCCGGTATCGGTGAGTTTCATGTCTTTGGTGATCAGGTTGAACTGCCAGTATTTCAGTCGGTACTGACACTGGCAGAAAAGCACCAGATGTTCTTACATGCGCATTCCGACGCCGATGCGGTACAGCGCATCTTTAAACACTACCCAGAGGCGATTGTACTGTGGGCGCATTCTGGCTTTGACCAGCCTGATGAGATCCGCGCCATGCTCGAAGCCTACCCTAATTTGTGGTCCGACTTGGCCTATCGCAGTGAGCACGCCTATGGTGACAAGGTTGATGCTGAGTGGCTAGCGCTGTTCAGTGATTACCCAGAACGCTTTATGCTTGGCACCGATACCTTTGCTCCAGAACGTTGGTATTACGTTAAAGAACACGCCGATTGGTCGCGTCAGTGGCTGGCTAGTTTGCCATCAGAATTGGCAGAGAACATCGCCTATCGTAATGCAGAAGATCTACTAAAAGCTGTTGATAAATCGTTCGACTGA
- a CDS encoding integrin has product MKTMNEYLRSFRSVIGIILLSFLVSACNVDVNVGDNETTIIYESEESESGDEVDDGSEDGSEDGSEDGSEDGSEDGSEDGSEDGSEDGSEDGSEDGSDAIDPPTSAAEPTLTIQEIKTFSFTWTDVVDATYYQLLENADGNSGYTQVGEDIPAGTGEYDHYVPLYERTNASYVLSACNDHGCVDSSVVTVTDNINDAIGYFKASNSEETIQFGRAVSLSNDGITLAVGAPFESADDVSKSGAVYIFRLSSSNIWTQEAYLKASDGETLDYFGMTVSLSNDGGRLAVGASGYDGEANELSNSGAAYLFTRYYGTWTEEDIVTASNASSQDNFGDALSLSGDGDTLAVGVKAEDSITTGINGDGSDDTLANAGAAYVYIRSGTSWAEQAYIKPSDMGNYTTNFGCSISISDDGDTLAIGAYTYDGYEYEGDAKLNLGAVYTFTRSASNWNQKYRLMAPEPELDDFFGYKVSLSGNGLMLAVSANGDDSNASGLNGDSSNNDLSSSGAVYVYLYLGSDWLKQAYIKSSNPDENDNFGYSIDLSNDGSRLAVTSLYEDSNAIGIDGDQTDNSALTSGAVSVYVWDDDTGTWGETSYYLKASNTEAFDYFGYTGLSISDEGSLAAGAISEDSAASGIGGDQTNNDASYSGAVYLY; this is encoded by the coding sequence ATGAAAACGATGAACGAGTACTTACGCTCATTTAGGAGTGTGATCGGTATTATTTTATTAAGTTTTTTAGTGTCGGCATGTAATGTTGACGTGAATGTTGGTGACAATGAGACCACTATTATTTATGAGAGTGAAGAATCGGAGTCTGGCGATGAAGTAGACGACGGTTCAGAAGACGGTTCAGAAGACGGTTCAGAAGACGGTTCAGAAGACGGTTCAGAAGACGGTTCAGAAGACGGTTCAGAAGACGGTTCAGAAGACGGTTCAGAAGACGGTTCAGAAGACGGTTCCGATGCAATCGATCCTCCAACTTCTGCAGCAGAACCAACGCTGACTATCCAAGAGATTAAGACCTTTAGCTTTACTTGGACGGACGTTGTAGATGCAACCTACTATCAGCTATTAGAAAACGCAGATGGAAACTCAGGCTACACACAAGTGGGCGAAGATATTCCAGCCGGTACAGGGGAGTACGATCACTATGTACCGTTGTATGAGCGTACCAATGCTAGTTATGTTTTATCTGCTTGTAATGACCATGGCTGTGTTGATAGCTCAGTTGTTACTGTTACGGATAATATTAATGACGCTATTGGTTATTTTAAAGCGAGCAATTCGGAGGAGACTATTCAATTTGGTAGGGCAGTGAGCTTAAGTAATGATGGCATTACCTTGGCGGTTGGGGCTCCTTTTGAGTCTGCTGATGATGTTTCAAAGTCAGGTGCTGTATACATATTCCGTCTTTCAAGTAGCAATATATGGACTCAAGAGGCGTACCTTAAGGCAAGTGATGGAGAAACATTAGATTATTTTGGGATGACAGTCAGTTTAAGTAACGATGGTGGTAGGCTAGCTGTTGGTGCTAGTGGTTATGATGGTGAAGCTAACGAGTTGAGTAATTCAGGAGCTGCCTACCTATTTACTCGTTACTATGGAACTTGGACTGAAGAAGATATCGTCACGGCCAGTAATGCAAGTTCGCAAGATAATTTTGGTGATGCACTTAGCTTAAGTGGCGATGGGGATACGTTAGCAGTTGGGGTGAAAGCTGAAGATAGTATTACAACAGGTATTAATGGTGATGGATCTGACGACACTCTTGCGAACGCAGGTGCAGCTTATGTTTATATTCGCTCTGGTACTAGTTGGGCTGAACAAGCATATATAAAGCCGAGCGATATGGGTAATTATACCACTAACTTCGGTTGTTCAATTAGCATAAGTGACGATGGTGATACTCTGGCTATTGGCGCTTATACTTATGATGGTTATGAGTATGAAGGTGATGCTAAGTTAAATCTTGGTGCAGTGTATACATTCACTCGGTCTGCCTCAAATTGGAACCAGAAATATAGATTAATGGCCCCAGAGCCAGAGCTTGATGATTTCTTTGGTTATAAAGTCAGCCTAAGTGGTAATGGTTTGATGCTCGCTGTTTCTGCAAACGGCGATGATAGTAATGCTTCTGGTCTCAATGGCGATAGCTCTAATAATGATCTGAGCTCTTCCGGCGCTGTTTATGTATATCTGTATCTTGGCTCTGATTGGCTGAAGCAGGCCTATATTAAGTCAAGTAATCCAGATGAAAATGATAATTTTGGCTATTCTATTGATCTGAGTAATGATGGCTCTCGCTTAGCAGTAACTTCACTTTATGAAGATAGTAATGCGATTGGAATAGATGGCGATCAAACAGATAACAGTGCGTTAACCTCAGGAGCTGTTTCTGTTTATGTTTGGGATGATGATACAGGGACGTGGGGTGAAACGAGTTACTACTTAAAGGCTAGTAATACGGAAGCATTTGATTATTTTGGATATACTGGATTAAGTATTTCTGATGAAGGGTCATTAGCGGCTGGGGCGATTTCAGAGGATAGTGCCGCATCCGGTATTGGCGGAGATCAAACAAATAATGATGCCAGTTATTCGGGTGCAGTTTACCTTTATTAA
- the dnaG gene encoding DNA primase: MAGLIPNDFIEQLLDRTDIIEVIGNRIDLKKKGKDHWACCPFHQENSPSFSVNANKQFYYCFGCGASGTAVKFLQEYENLSFVEAIEELARMAGQDVPREEVSRESQQRQQQRRTLHDLMGSCADYFTHQLYQHPNAQQVQQYILSRGLTEETVRTFGIGFAPAGWDNLIQHYRSDKTNQELLTTGMLTQNEQGRTYDRFRNRLMFPIRDIKGRVIAFGGRVMSADEKPKYLNSPETPIFHKGSELYGLYEARKALKDFDNIIIVEGYMDVVALAQHKVRNAVATLGTATSTTHIQKLFKHTQELVFCFDGDNAGRRAAERALANCLSEIKDGYQVRFLFLPEGEDPDTIVQQEGFDGFMHRVKQAQSCSDFLFQHLQTQADISRLDGRAKLASLARGWIEKAPEGIFKQLLYKQLSDLIGLSSEQIIENYRVEKPDIAPPPEPESNPSNVAPAYPYHGETSTQHYSPEQQQPAQRHTNNRLGVRIGMVHRTLAWLIRYPELVLNIDVESLKLLPENADNQLLVRVVELLLSAPKKDLYSAFDYLCQHNLRAALSPIAESDYLWLEAHNEQQRDEKEFAKLELEKLISGLIHKAPDQEYEKLAERVRTLDPSLTDTEKQRYRELLAQKKRK, from the coding sequence ATGGCCGGTTTAATTCCCAATGACTTTATTGAGCAACTGCTCGATCGCACTGACATTATTGAAGTCATCGGGAATCGTATCGACCTTAAAAAGAAAGGCAAAGATCACTGGGCCTGCTGCCCATTCCACCAAGAAAACTCCCCCTCGTTCTCCGTCAATGCTAACAAACAGTTTTATTATTGCTTTGGCTGCGGCGCCAGCGGTACAGCGGTTAAGTTTTTACAGGAATACGAGAACCTCTCTTTTGTCGAAGCCATTGAAGAACTGGCTCGCATGGCAGGCCAAGATGTGCCTCGCGAAGAAGTCAGCCGAGAATCTCAGCAGCGACAACAGCAACGCAGAACGTTACACGATCTAATGGGTAGCTGTGCCGACTACTTTACTCACCAACTTTATCAGCACCCGAACGCACAACAGGTGCAGCAGTATATTTTGTCTCGTGGGCTGACCGAAGAAACAGTACGCACCTTTGGCATTGGCTTTGCGCCCGCTGGTTGGGACAACCTAATCCAACATTACCGCAGCGACAAGACCAACCAAGAACTGCTCACCACCGGCATGCTGACACAAAACGAACAAGGCCGCACTTACGATCGCTTTCGTAACCGCTTGATGTTCCCCATTCGAGACATCAAAGGCCGCGTCATCGCGTTTGGTGGACGGGTGATGTCCGCAGATGAAAAACCCAAATACCTAAACAGCCCAGAAACACCTATTTTCCACAAAGGCTCTGAGCTTTACGGCCTTTATGAAGCCCGCAAGGCGCTAAAAGACTTCGACAACATCATTATCGTTGAAGGCTATATGGATGTCGTTGCATTAGCGCAGCATAAGGTTCGTAACGCGGTAGCGACACTGGGCACGGCGACTTCGACCACCCACATTCAAAAGCTGTTTAAACACACCCAAGAATTAGTGTTCTGCTTCGATGGCGATAATGCTGGTCGGCGAGCTGCCGAACGCGCGCTGGCGAACTGCCTTTCAGAAATTAAAGACGGCTATCAGGTGCGTTTTTTGTTTTTACCCGAAGGTGAAGACCCAGACACCATCGTGCAGCAAGAAGGTTTCGATGGTTTTATGCACCGCGTTAAGCAGGCACAGAGCTGCTCTGACTTTTTATTCCAGCACCTACAAACTCAAGCCGATATTTCACGCTTGGATGGCCGCGCTAAATTAGCCAGTCTCGCACGCGGCTGGATCGAAAAAGCGCCCGAAGGTATTTTTAAACAGCTGCTCTACAAACAGCTATCCGATCTAATCGGGCTAAGCAGCGAACAGATAATCGAAAATTATCGTGTAGAAAAACCCGATATCGCACCACCACCAGAGCCAGAAAGCAACCCATCGAATGTCGCGCCAGCCTATCCGTATCACGGCGAAACCAGCACGCAACATTACAGCCCCGAACAGCAACAACCTGCTCAGCGTCACACCAACAACCGGTTAGGTGTGCGTATTGGCATGGTGCACAGAACACTGGCTTGGTTAATACGCTACCCTGAACTAGTCTTGAATATTGATGTCGAATCACTCAAGTTATTGCCCGAAAACGCCGATAACCAATTATTAGTACGAGTTGTTGAATTACTGCTCAGCGCACCGAAAAAAGACCTTTATTCGGCATTCGACTACCTATGCCAGCACAACCTACGGGCAGCCTTGTCACCAATTGCCGAGTCTGACTATCTCTGGCTCGAAGCGCACAACGAACAGCAAAGAGATGAGAAGGAGTTTGCCAAGTTAGAACTTGAAAAACTGATATCTGGCCTTATTCATAAGGCACCTGATCAAGAATATGAAAAACTCGCAGAGCGGGTTAGAACCTTAGATCCGTCGTTAACGGATACTGAAAAGCAGCGATACCGTGAGCTGCTCGCACAAAAAAAACGGAAATGA
- the rpoD gene encoding RNA polymerase sigma factor RpoD — MAEKSQRQSRLKELIAKGKEQGYLTFAEVNDHLPEEINSPDQVEDIIAMINDIGIEVFEQAPDADQLLLADSDQNTDDDATEEAAAALAAVESDTGRTTDPVRMYMREMGTVELLTREGEIVIAKRIEEGTREVMQAMAFYPGVIEDIIKAYEGTLEEEGGRLSDILTSFQDPDEEDPLPAADSPDAIPTETDDAEVEEDDDAEEEEVDNGPDPELARERFTLLKEQLQIALKTIEQQGRYSKESNIALSDMGETFSCFKLTPKAFDDSINPIKETVAEIREQERKVIAICVRTLKMPRKAFIDLFVGHETEDEWLNTILEDPAYADEAFRHEVELRRAQRKLRNIQKASGLTLAEVKDIHRRISIGEARARRAKKEMVEANLRLVISIAKKYTNRGLQFLDLIQEGNIGLMKAVDKFEYRRGYKFSTYATWWIRQAITRSIADQARTIRIPVHMIETINKLNRISRQMLQEMGREPTPEELAERMDMPEDKIRKVLKISKEPISLETPIGDDEDSSLGDFIEDNTMELPIHSATSTGLRDATKEVLAGLTAREAKVLRMRFGINMNTDHTLEEVGKQFDVTRERIRQIEAKALRKLRHPSRSDHLRSFIDE; from the coding sequence ATGGCTGAAAAATCCCAGCGTCAGTCCAGGCTCAAAGAACTGATTGCCAAAGGTAAAGAGCAAGGCTACTTGACCTTTGCAGAAGTAAACGACCACCTTCCAGAAGAGATCAATTCACCGGATCAGGTCGAAGACATCATCGCAATGATTAACGACATCGGCATCGAAGTGTTCGAACAAGCGCCCGATGCTGATCAGCTATTGCTTGCCGATAGTGACCAAAATACCGATGACGACGCCACCGAAGAAGCCGCCGCCGCGCTTGCTGCTGTCGAATCTGACACTGGCCGCACTACTGACCCTGTGCGCATGTATATGCGTGAAATGGGCACGGTTGAGCTATTGACTCGTGAAGGCGAAATTGTCATTGCCAAACGTATCGAAGAAGGTACGCGTGAAGTCATGCAAGCCATGGCGTTCTACCCTGGCGTTATTGAAGACATCATCAAAGCCTATGAAGGTACGCTTGAAGAAGAAGGCGGCCGTCTTTCAGATATTCTAACCAGCTTCCAAGACCCAGACGAAGAAGATCCATTACCGGCGGCAGACTCGCCAGATGCGATCCCAACCGAAACTGACGATGCCGAAGTTGAAGAAGACGACGACGCTGAAGAGGAAGAAGTCGACAACGGTCCAGATCCAGAATTGGCTCGTGAGCGCTTCACGCTTCTTAAAGAACAGCTGCAAATAGCGTTGAAAACAATTGAGCAACAGGGTCGTTACAGCAAAGAATCGAACATTGCTCTTTCTGACATGGGTGAAACCTTCTCTTGCTTTAAGCTAACACCTAAAGCCTTTGATGATTCGATCAACCCAATTAAAGAAACCGTTGCTGAAATTCGCGAACAAGAGCGTAAAGTAATCGCTATTTGCGTGCGCACCCTAAAAATGCCACGCAAAGCCTTTATCGACCTGTTCGTTGGCCATGAAACAGAAGACGAATGGCTGAATACTATTTTAGAAGACCCAGCCTATGCTGACGAAGCCTTCCGCCACGAAGTGGAATTGCGTCGAGCACAGCGTAAGTTGCGTAACATCCAAAAAGCATCTGGCCTAACGCTCGCCGAAGTAAAAGACATTCACCGTCGTATTTCTATTGGTGAAGCGCGTGCTCGCCGAGCTAAAAAAGAAATGGTTGAGGCCAACTTACGTTTGGTAATCTCTATTGCGAAAAAATACACCAACCGTGGTTTGCAATTCTTAGATCTTATCCAAGAAGGCAACATCGGCTTGATGAAAGCCGTAGATAAATTCGAATACCGCCGTGGCTATAAGTTCTCGACTTACGCCACCTGGTGGATTCGTCAGGCGATTACTCGCTCTATTGCCGACCAAGCACGTACTATTCGTATTCCGGTGCACATGATCGAAACCATTAACAAGCTGAACCGTATTTCGCGACAGATGCTTCAAGAAATGGGTCGTGAACCAACGCCAGAAGAATTGGCCGAACGTATGGACATGCCGGAAGATAAAATCCGCAAAGTACTGAAAATTTCGAAAGAACCAATCTCACTAGAAACACCGATTGGCGACGACGAAGACAGCTCACTGGGCGACTTTATCGAAGACAACACCATGGAACTGCCGATTCATTCAGCAACCTCCACTGGTTTGCGTGACGCCACCAAAGAAGTACTTGCTGGCCTAACCGCCCGTGAAGCAAAAGTACTGCGTATGCGTTTTGGTATCAACATGAATACCGACCACACGTTAGAAGAAGTCGGCAAACAGTTTGACGTAACGCGTGAGCGTATTCGTCAGATCGAAGCCAAAGCACTACGCAAACTTCGCCACCCTTCACGCTCTGATCACTTACGTAGCTTTATCGACGAGTAG